The genomic segment tcacatcTCCTCTCTATTGACTGGCTATACTGCATCATACTGGAGACCCCGTTGAGAGGATCTTTTCTCTCTATAAAGAGAAGATGCAGCTCAGGCGCTTTTAAGATGATCGCAATGATTTACTCCGCGCCTCTCCACGTCTAACTTCAGATCCTCGACTTCAACACTAAATGTTCTGGACTGCTAGCACACTTAAATATTTACCTAGTGGACTGAGGGACATTTGAATGACGCGGGATTTCCCTGTCTACACTACCAAAGTGTCGGAGTCATCCAACTGCCGAATGTGAAAGCATCGCTTTCTTCTGCGCTGTAGTTTAGACTTTGTGCGTCGTCGCCTCTCGGCGCAGTTTGTGTTGCAGGTGCAGAAGGAGCACAAGGACAGATGGCTGCGCTGACGATACAAAGGACTGACAACTTTTTACACACCTTTTTACAGGTTTGTTGTATGATCATCTTTTTGACGCAATGCCCCGGTTTATGACATGTTTTTTGTGGTGGTGGAAGCGCACTGCTCCACAGCTGTGCGTAATGAATTAACATGCCTGAAATGTCTGATCTGTATGGAAATAACTCAacttattgtaattgtaaaataaatttCAATCATCGGTTTAATAGACAAAAGGCCCAGTTCGTGAAAAATATTAAGAAAAAGTAATTagcatgtaaaaataaatacataataaattaTTTGGAAAATTGATCATTAATGTAAAACTCCTTGGATAACATAAAGACTCAGTTTGTGAACATTTTTGATAGTATAAATTAAAAGAACATGCTTATATTATCAaggattttaaacttttttgtcCGATTGGTGACTCATGTAATCTGATGTGTGCTGGTGTTTCACACAGGATCGGACGCCCAGCTCCTCTCCTGAGGGAACCCCTAACACCCTCTCCTTCCTGGCCACCACCTGTAGCCAGGCTTGGCAGGTGGGAGGCGCAGCGGCCCCAGAAAGCTCCCAGTTCCCCTACGAGAGCACCGTCAGCTCCACGTCTGGAATGTTTCAACTGTGGAGCAACGAGATGGCACCCACCACAGCTCTCAGCACACACCAGATGACCTTCACAGTGCCCAAGGTGCAGTTCCCTGGACACATGCAGTCTGGCCTGGggcaccatcatcatcacccccatcatcaccaccatgaACTGCCTCTCACCCCTCCAGCTGAACCTCCCTCATCCTACTCCTTCGAACTCTCCCCTGTCAAAGTTCTGTCCTCGCAGCCGCAGGCCAACAGCACCTATTATCCTCAACACAACAGTGTGGGACAAAACTTCCCCAGCTTCCTCCAGAACTCCTCAGCGAGGCATCACCTGCCTGGAAGCCACGTGGAGGAAGGGCAGCAATGGTGGAGCCTACCCCAAACCAACGCCACCACCTCCAACCATCCCTTCTCCCTGGGCAGACAGTTGGTTTTGGGCCACCAGCCCCAGATAGCTGCTCTTCTCCAGGGGACCTCCAAAGGCCTGCTGAGCTCCACACGCCGCTGCCGACGCTGCAAGTGTCCCAACTGCCAGGCTAACGGTGGCGGGTTAGAGTTTGGAAAGAAGAGACTGCACATTTGCCACATCCCAGAGTGTGGCAAAGTGTACAAGAAGACGTCTCACCTCAAGGCCCATCTGCGCTGGCATGCCGGGGAGAGGCCCTTCATCTGTAACTGGCTCTTCTGCGGTAAAAGCTTCACCCGTTCAGATGAGCTACAAAGGCACCTCCGCACACACACCGGAGAGAAACGCTTTGGGTGCCAACAGTGTGGCAAGAGGTTCATGAGGAGTGACCACCTTTCCAAACACGTCAAGACCCACCAGACCAGGAAGAGCCGGTCTGGGCAGCCTTCACAGAGCACGGACCCT from the Scomber japonicus isolate fScoJap1 chromosome 4, fScoJap1.pri, whole genome shotgun sequence genome contains:
- the sp5l gene encoding sp5 transcription factor-like; the protein is MAALTIQRTDNFLHTFLQDRTPSSSPEGTPNTLSFLATTCSQAWQVGGAAAPESSQFPYESTVSSTSGMFQLWSNEMAPTTALSTHQMTFTVPKVQFPGHMQSGLGHHHHHPHHHHHELPLTPPAEPPSSYSFELSPVKVLSSQPQANSTYYPQHNSVGQNFPSFLQNSSARHHLPGSHVEEGQQWWSLPQTNATTSNHPFSLGRQLVLGHQPQIAALLQGTSKGLLSSTRRCRRCKCPNCQANGGGLEFGKKRLHICHIPECGKVYKKTSHLKAHLRWHAGERPFICNWLFCGKSFTRSDELQRHLRTHTGEKRFGCQQCGKRFMRSDHLSKHVKTHQTRKSRSGQPSQSTDPLLTNIKRE